GAACTGAGCGATTTCATATTCACATTCGACAACCTCGTCGTACTTGGGATTGGAGGTTCCGCACTCGGCAATATAGCAATTCAAAACGCTCTGAGACCTGCGAACTGGAATTCGATGAGTGTGGATGAGCGAAACGGATACTTAAGAATTTTCGTAGTCGACAACGTTGATCCGGACTTCTTGTCCTCTGTTCTTGACTGCGTTAATCCAAAGACCACGTTGTTCAACATCATCTCGAAATCCGGAACCACGGCAGAGCCCATGGCCAACTACCTAATTGTGCGCAGCATACTTGAATCGTACGGTCTTGACCCAAAAGAACACCTCATTTTCACAACAGACCCAGAAAAAGGTGTCTTGAGAAGACTCGGTAGGGCGGAAGGTATAAGAATGCTCGAAATCCCGCCAGACGTCGGGGGAAGGTTCAGCGTATTAACGCCTGTCGGACTTCTCTCAGCTAAAGCAGCTGGAGTTGATATTGAAGAACTCATAATCGGGGCTAAGGATGCATATGAAAAGACCATAAAATCACCTCTTTGGGAAAACCCGGCAGCAATGATCGCTGTGACACACTACCTGCACTATTTGAAGAAGAGAAACATATCGGTGATGATGGCGTATTCTAACAGACTTTATTATCTTGCCGATTGGTACAGGCAACTGTGGGCAGAAAGCCTTGGGAAGATGTACGATAACGATGGAAACAAAGTAAATGTAGGACAGACACCGGTGAAAGCTCTCGGTGCAGTCGACCAGCACTCCCAAGTCCAGCTCTACAACGAAGGTCCAGACGACAAAGTAATAACGTTCCTCAGAACAGAGCAGTTTGACAGAGAAATATTAATACCAAAATTGCACGAAAACGAACCAGAGCTCGCTTACCTTGGTGGTAAGAAACTTTCCATGTTGCTCAACAGCGAGCAACTCGGCACACAACTTGCGCTTGCCAAACACGGCCGACCTTCGTTAACTGTCACATTCCCGAAAATCGACGAATACCACATCGGTCAATTCATAATGTACTACGAGCTTGCAACCGTAATCGCTGGTCACTTGTTCAACATCAACCCGTACGACCAGCCTGGCGTTGAACTTGGAAAGAAGATAACTTACGCTTTGATGGGACGTCAGGGATTTGAAGAATACAACTATTCAGACAGTGCACAGAAAAGAGTTGAGGTCGAATGATGAAAGAATATGTAGAAATCCTTAAGAGCATATTCGACCCTATAGCGGTATTCTTGAGAGACGAAGAATTCATCGTCGTTGTTAAAGACGAGAAGAACTTGCAGCAAGCCATCTCTGAACTTTCCAAAAGTATAGATGACGATATAAGCTTAGTAGTACTCAGTAAAGAAGAGTACGAAAAAATGGAGAAACAGGACCTTGGTGAACGACTGATCTGAGCTTGGTGAACGAGCGTGGTAATCTGCGTAACCGGAAAGATAGCAACCGGTAAGAGCACAGTTTCACAGTTCTTCGCCCAAAGAGGTTTCGAATACATTAACGTGGACAAGCTCGGACACATCGCATTTGAAATGAACAAAGAGAATATAAAGCAAACTTTTGGAACCTGCGATAGAAAAGAAATAGCAAAAATCGTCTTTGCAGATCCACAAAAGCTCAAATTACTCGAAAGCATTGTACATCCAACGATGATGCGATTACTAAAAGACGAGTTGGAAACAAGAAAAGGAAAAGATATCGTTATCGAAGCCGCAATCAAGCGTAGGTTGGGAATAGACTGCTGTGATATCACAATTACGGTGGTCTGCGATAAGAAAGTTATAAAAGAAAGGCTGAAAGAAAGATACGACGAAGATTTAGTAGAAGAGATTCTTGAAAGACAGAGCGACATAGAGCCAGAAGGTATAGTTATTGAAAACAACTCATCACTTGAAGAACTGCAATCGCAACTTGAAAAAATATACCAACAAATAAAAGCGAAGGGTTAGTCCCTTCGCTTTTTTCAACCTCAGTATTCCTTATTCCCATTCCCCTTTGAGAACAACAAATTCGCTACACTCCCGATCACAACCCCAACCAACATCCAAGCAACTCCAAACCCAACTGCTCCTCTTGCCAGAACCGTCAGCAAGATTTGATACGTCGTGTACTGTTTAAAATTAACAAAAGCGAGTATCTGAAGAACGAAAAACGAAACTATCGGTGAAACAACTGCCACCGTCAACAATTCTTTCATCCTCGTTCCCAAACCCGTTATAAAAAAGGTGGTCACCACAAATATCACCGGCAACGCCCCTACTGAAAAGTTTGGGAACAGAAGATAGAACGTAGCATAAGACTCTACCAATGAAACAACCAATATCTTGACAATCAATTCAGCTAAGAGCATAACTACCCTTCCCTTTACACAGAATCGTTATCCTATATATTTTAACATATCTCACCGAAATGTGCTAAAATATTAATAGAAAAAAGTGTACTTGGTAAACAATCCGGTGGTAATCGAGGCGATGTGCATGTTTACTTTCGACCCATCCGTTGAAACTGAAAAGATAGTCGGCTTTATAAATTCAACAATAAAAAAATACAACTTCAGAGGTGCAGTGATAGGTGTCAGTGGCGGACTCGATTCTGCCGTCGTTTTAGCTCTGCTTGTGAAAGCATTAGGCCGCGATAAGGTAAAGGCATTCATTCTTCCGGAACGTGACAGTTCGAAATCCAGTACAAAAGACGCAGAAATGGTTTGCAAACACTTTGACGTTGAATACAAGATCATATCTATTGCCCACGTACTGCGTGCTATGGGAGTTTACAAACTCTTCCCACCCGCATTATTCACACCGGAGAAGGTGAAAGCAAGTTATGCAAAGAAAAGATGGCAAAGGTACCCAGATCCGTACTCCATGGACCTTAGAAATGAAGGTGACGAAT
The DNA window shown above is from Fervidobacterium changbaicum and carries:
- a CDS encoding glucose-6-phosphate isomerase, producing the protein MLKFDFTYTLAENVQGGLDTEEIDSYSEKVHEFLKKLDENKPGFVNAVLTRKWVDSVNELSDFIFTFDNLVVLGIGGSALGNIAIQNALRPANWNSMSVDERNGYLRIFVVDNVDPDFLSSVLDCVNPKTTLFNIISKSGTTAEPMANYLIVRSILESYGLDPKEHLIFTTDPEKGVLRRLGRAEGIRMLEIPPDVGGRFSVLTPVGLLSAKAAGVDIEELIIGAKDAYEKTIKSPLWENPAAMIAVTHYLHYLKKRNISVMMAYSNRLYYLADWYRQLWAESLGKMYDNDGNKVNVGQTPVKALGAVDQHSQVQLYNEGPDDKVITFLRTEQFDREILIPKLHENEPELAYLGGKKLSMLLNSEQLGTQLALAKHGRPSLTVTFPKIDEYHIGQFIMYYELATVIAGHLFNINPYDQPGVELGKKITYALMGRQGFEEYNYSDSAQKRVEVE
- the coaE gene encoding dephospho-CoA kinase (Dephospho-CoA kinase (CoaE) performs the final step in coenzyme A biosynthesis.), which produces MVICVTGKIATGKSTVSQFFAQRGFEYINVDKLGHIAFEMNKENIKQTFGTCDRKEIAKIVFADPQKLKLLESIVHPTMMRLLKDELETRKGKDIVIEAAIKRRLGIDCCDITITVVCDKKVIKERLKERYDEDLVEEILERQSDIEPEGIVIENNSSLEELQSQLEKIYQQIKAKG